A window of Arcobacter acticola genomic DNA:
TCTAATAAATCAGAATTTATACTTATATTTGTAGCTTTTTTCTTTGCATTTTTGTTATATGTAGCTGTCATTACACATCCTTAATATACATTTATTAAGTGTAAGTATATCATACAATATGCAATGATACAAATATTAAAGAATTATAGATATTCAGTAAAAAAAGAAATTTATTATTTAAAGAAGTAGAACTAGAGAAAAGATTCCCTAGTTTTTAAAAGCAATTGCATCTACTTCAACAAAAACATTTTTTGGTAAAGTTTTAACAGCAATTGTAGCTCGTGCAGGTGCAGTTTCAGCTGGGAAATATTGTGCATATACTTCATTAAAAGCTACAAAGTTGTCCATATCAGACAGATAACAAGTTGTTTTAAGCACATTTTCAAAAGATGAATTTCCTTCTTCTAAAACTGCTTTTAAATTTTCCATAACTTGTACAGTTTGCTCTTTTACTCCACCTTCAATAATTTCCATAGTTTGAGGAACTAATGGAATTTGTCCTGATAAGAAAAGTAGTTTATCAAATGCTGTTGCTTGATTATATGGTCCAATTGCACTTGGAGCTTTTGTAGTTGATATTATTTGTTTCATTATTATTTTCCTTTATATTTAAAATGTATTATACAAGAGTCTTACTTTCCATTGGGAAAAATAGCTCAAAATCTTTTTTAATATGACATAGAACTTCTTGATTTGCTTTGATAAATCCTTTGTACTCCAAAGATGCAAATACAACTGCTTTTGAGTAAGCTAAAACTTCATCATCTTCTAAATATCTATTTACATCAATCCATTTTGCATCTAAGATTTCTTGAGTATCTTGAATATTTATTTCTAAACTTTTGGGCTTTGCAATACAAAGTACATATAAGTTTGATTTATGAAATTGGTGTGGATAGAAGTGCCCTAAAGAGATGATTGATTCAAACTCAACAATAACTCCTGTTTCTTCAAAAACTTCTCTTTCAAGAGCTGTGGAAATCATTTCACTATTATCAATATGACCACCTGGAAGTTTATATCCTAGGTTTGAGATTTTTTCTTTTATTACTAATATTTCATTTTTATCATTTATTACAACCGCACCCACACCTAAAGTATGATTTGCAGCTGTTGGAATAATTGCATTTTCTTTTATTCTTTTTACCACTAGTACATAAGATTCATCACAAGAATGAAAAAAGAAATCTTTTGAAATTGCAATTGGAATAAAATCTGATTTTGTAATATCAATATAAATCCAAATAAGATTTCTTTTATATTTTACTTCTTCTATTAAAAAATCAAGATTTAACTCAAACTCTTCTTTTGTATTAGGAAGATTTTTACTATCAATTGTTAGTCCATTATATGGATCAATAATAGTATTAAAACAGCCTATTTTTTCTACACTTGTATTATTCATAATTTAACCTTTGAATAATTATATTAACTAATATTTGATTAAATCTATTAAAGTATAAGCAATAATTAGCATAATAATTCCAATTAAAATATCAAGAATTTTCCAAGTGATTGGCTTTTTAAATAAAGGAATTAAAAGTCTAGCCCCAAAACCTAAAAGTATGAACCATGAAGCAGAACCGCTAATTGCACCTAAAAGGAAATATATTTTTAAATCATTTTGTATATTTGCTCCAATTCCACCAATTAATAAAACTGTATCTAAATAAGTATGTGGATTTAAAAATGTAAAAACTAAAAGCATACCAATAACTTGTTTTAAAGGATTAGTTTTAGTTTTCCCATCAATTTCTAAACTTTCATTTTTAAATGCAGATTTAAAAGATAAAAAAGAGTAAAAAGTTAGAAATACAATCCCAATTATTGCAATAATATTTATAAGTAATTGATTTCCTTGAACAAAAAATCCAAGTCCATAAACTCCAGCTGTTATTAAAATAGTGTCAAATAATATGCATAAAAATACAGCAAGCAATACATATTGTTTTAAAAGTCCTAGTTTTAAAACATAAGCATTTTGAGCACCAATTGCAACTATTAATGAAAAAGTTACAATAAAACCTTTTAAATATATATCAAGCACCTAAATACCCTTTACTCAAACTTACAATTCCACCAACAATAAATTGAACAGCAATGGCTCCTACAATTAAACCCATAAGTTTTGTAATAATATTTTGACCCGTAAGACCTAAATATTTTTTAATATAAATTGAGTTTTTTAAAATTAGATAAAAAACTAAAGCATTTAAACAAAAGGCCATTGAAATAGAAAACAGATCTAAGGCAGTTTGAGCTTGATGCTTAAAAATTATAATAGTAGTAAATAATCCTGTTCCAAAAGCAATTGGAATACCAAGGGGTATTACAGATAACTCTTCATTGTTTTTCTCATCTAAAGTATTATCATCTTTTGGTTTTGTTGTTCCATTTACCATAGAAATTGCCATTAAAATAAGAACAATACCACCCATTACTTTTAAAGAATTTTCATCAATACCAAAAAGTTTTAAAAGCATTTCACCTGAAATTAATACAACAAAAAAAGCAATGATAATTGTAATGGTAGCTTTGTAAGCTACCTTATTTATTTGTGTTTTTGTAATATTTGGACTTAGTATTGATAAAGCAATTGCACTTATACCAATAGGGTCCAAAATAGCAAAAAAAGTAATCGATTGCTGTAAAAAAGTAGCTAAAGCATCCACTTTAACTCATTCCACCTTTTTCAGCCATTCTTTTTTCTAATTTATGTCCCACATAACTTAAAACTGAAGTAATTGATAGATAAACTAAAGCAATTACAATCCATGTTTCAAAGGGAGAGAAAGTGTTTGCAACTATTTCTTTTCCTACTTTTGTTAAATCAGTAATTGATATAACAGAAACTAAAGAAGAATCTTTTATAAGTGCAATCATTTCACCAACAAGTGTTGGTAATGCTCTTTTAAAAGCTTGAGGTAAGATAATATATCTCATAGCCTGAAATTTAGTTATTCCTAAAGAGTTTGCAGCTTCAAGTTGACCTTTGTCAATAGATTGAATTGCACCTCTTAAAATCTCCGCCATATAAGCCCCAAAGAAAATACCAAGAGCTAAAACCCCTGCTACAAATCTATCCAATTCAAATATATTTGCAACTATAAAATAGAATAAAAATATTTGTACAAGTAAAGGTGTTCCCCTTACAATGGTTATATAAACAGTAGCAATATCTTTTAAAAATTGATAGGAAGAAAGCTTCATAAAAGCTACTATTGTTCCCAGAATAAAAGTTAAGATTGCTGCAAAAAAAGAAATTTTTAGAGTAACCCAAAGACCATTTAAAATAGGTCCTGTTTTTTTCTGTGATTTTGTAGCAATATAATCACCCTCGTAAACATCTTCACCTAATACGTAAGAAAATTTATATGAAGCATCTAAGTTAAGCTTTACTTTTTCATCACTATTTTCTAAATAGTAGATACCATCTTGGACAATTAATTTACCATTTGCAGGCGCTTCAACTGTTTTAGTTTCTGTATATACAAAATAATCAGGAATTGAGTTCCACTTCCATATGTAATTCATATTTGATGCAGCAATATATAAAAAATATCCAACTGCTATATAAAAACATAGGGCAATTAAATGCCCTACATTTTTATTTTGTGCTAATGATTGATGCTTTTTTGCCATCTATTATTGAACTCTTTGTAACCAGTCAGTTTCAACTAACCATTTTTGATATAACTCATCACTAAATCCAACAACTTTATCTTCTTGAGCTTGTCTTAAGAAGTTATTTAACCAATTAAGGAAATCAGGATCACCTTTTCTAATAGCCCAACCTAATGGCTCATAAGTTAAAGGAGTATCTAAATGAACTAATTTATCTTTACCTTTATCACTCATAAATAATACATTGTAAGGTTGATCATAAACCATTGCAGCAGCTTTACCATTTAAAACTTCAGCAGCAGCATCAGCTTCTGTTTCAAAAGTTACGATTTTTGCTTTTTTAAAGAATTTTTTAGTTGCAATTTCACCTGTAACTCCAAGTTTAGTAACAATTGTATATTCAGGTTTATCTAAATCTTTTGCAGTTTTAATAGTATCTGCTAATTTTTTATCCATCATAACAGTTTGACCAACAACAATATAAGGATTAGCAAAATTAATTTGTAAATTTCTTTCTTGAGTAATAGTCATACCTGACATAATAATGTCAAATTTATCAGTAATAAGACCTGCAATAATTCCATCCCATGAAGTTGGAACTAGTGTTAACTTAACACCCATATCTTTAGCCATTTTTCTAGCCATGTCAACATCATAACCTATGATATTACCTTTTTTGTCTTTCATTTCAAAAGGCATGTAACCAGGTTCCATACCAACTCTTAATTCACCACTTTGAATAATTTTATTCAATGTTGAATTCTTCCATAAATCTAAATCTGCTGCAAACATATTTAATGTTGCAAAAGCCAAAAATGCCATAACTAATTTTTTCATACTTTTCTCCTTGTTTTTAAATTAAATTATTAATGTGTCAAAATTTCATTTAGAAATTTCTTTGCTCTATCACTTGAAGGATTATTAAAAAACTCTTCAGGTGTGTTTTCTTCAATAATTACACCATGATCCATAAATACAATTCTATGCCCAACCTCTTTTGCAAATCCCATTTCATGAGTTACACACACTATAGTAAAGTTTTCATGTGCTAAATCTTTCATAACTGAAAGTACATCACCAATAGTTTCAGGATCAAGTGCTGATGTAGGCTCATCAAAAAGAATGATTTTTGGCTTCATTGCCAATGATCTTGCTATTGCAACCCTTTGTTTTTGACCACCACTTAAATCAGCAGGATAAGAATTAGCTTTATCTGCAAGTTTTACTTTTTCAAGTAAATCCATAGCTATTTGTTTAACTTCTTTTTTATTCATATTTTTTACTAGTGTAGGTGCAATTGTAATATTCTCTAAAATAGTTAAATGAGGGAAAAGGTTAAAATGCTGAAATACCATACCAACTTCGCTTCTAATTGCTTGAAGATTTTTTTTACTAGCATGAATATCTATATTATCAACAATAATATCACCATCATCTATATCTTCAAGTCCATTTATACATCGAATAAGTGTAGATTTACCAGAACCACTTGGTCCACAAACTACAACTATTTCAC
This region includes:
- a CDS encoding MarC family protein; this translates as MDALATFLQQSITFFAILDPIGISAIALSILSPNITKTQINKVAYKATITIIIAFFVVLISGEMLLKLFGIDENSLKVMGGIVLILMAISMVNGTTKPKDDNTLDEKNNEELSVIPLGIPIAFGTGLFTTIIIFKHQAQTALDLFSISMAFCLNALVFYLILKNSIYIKKYLGLTGQNIITKLMGLIVGAIAVQFIVGGIVSLSKGYLGA
- a CDS encoding RidA family protein; this translates as MKQIISTTKAPSAIGPYNQATAFDKLLFLSGQIPLVPQTMEIIEGGVKEQTVQVMENLKAVLEEGNSSFENVLKTTCYLSDMDNFVAFNEVYAQYFPAETAPARATIAVKTLPKNVFVEVDAIAFKN
- a CDS encoding transporter substrate-binding domain-containing protein; this translates as MKKLVMAFLAFATLNMFAADLDLWKNSTLNKIIQSGELRVGMEPGYMPFEMKDKKGNIIGYDVDMARKMAKDMGVKLTLVPTSWDGIIAGLITDKFDIIMSGMTITQERNLQINFANPYIVVGQTVMMDKKLADTIKTAKDLDKPEYTIVTKLGVTGEIATKKFFKKAKIVTFETEADAAAEVLNGKAAAMVYDQPYNVLFMSDKGKDKLVHLDTPLTYEPLGWAIRKGDPDFLNWLNNFLRQAQEDKVVGFSDELYQKWLVETDWLQRVQ
- a CDS encoding NUDIX hydrolase, which codes for MNNTSVEKIGCFNTIIDPYNGLTIDSKNLPNTKEEFELNLDFLIEEVKYKRNLIWIYIDITKSDFIPIAISKDFFFHSCDESYVLVVKRIKENAIIPTAANHTLGVGAVVINDKNEILVIKEKISNLGYKLPGGHIDNSEMISTALEREVFEETGVIVEFESIISLGHFYPHQFHKSNLYVLCIAKPKSLEINIQDTQEILDAKWIDVNRYLEDDEVLAYSKAVVFASLEYKGFIKANQEVLCHIKKDFELFFPMESKTLV
- a CDS encoding amino acid ABC transporter ATP-binding protein, whose translation is MISMTKINKFYDDFHVLKNIDFSVKKGEIVVVCGPSGSGKSTLIRCINGLEDIDDGDIIVDNIDIHASKKNLQAIRSEVGMVFQHFNLFPHLTILENITIAPTLVKNMNKKEVKQIAMDLLEKVKLADKANSYPADLSGGQKQRVAIARSLAMKPKIILFDEPTSALDPETIGDVLSVMKDLAHENFTIVCVTHEMGFAKEVGHRIVFMDHGVIIEENTPEEFFNNPSSDRAKKFLNEILTH
- a CDS encoding amino acid ABC transporter permease; translation: MAKKHQSLAQNKNVGHLIALCFYIAVGYFLYIAASNMNYIWKWNSIPDYFVYTETKTVEAPANGKLIVQDGIYYLENSDEKVKLNLDASYKFSYVLGEDVYEGDYIATKSQKKTGPILNGLWVTLKISFFAAILTFILGTIVAFMKLSSYQFLKDIATVYITIVRGTPLLVQIFLFYFIVANIFELDRFVAGVLALGIFFGAYMAEILRGAIQSIDKGQLEAANSLGITKFQAMRYIILPQAFKRALPTLVGEMIALIKDSSLVSVISITDLTKVGKEIVANTFSPFETWIVIALVYLSITSVLSYVGHKLEKRMAEKGGMS
- a CDS encoding LysE/ArgO family amino acid transporter, with protein sequence MLDIYLKGFIVTFSLIVAIGAQNAYVLKLGLLKQYVLLAVFLCILFDTILITAGVYGLGFFVQGNQLLINIIAIIGIVFLTFYSFLSFKSAFKNESLEIDGKTKTNPLKQVIGMLLVFTFLNPHTYLDTVLLIGGIGANIQNDLKIYFLLGAISGSASWFILLGFGARLLIPLFKKPITWKILDILIGIIMLIIAYTLIDLIKY